One genomic region from Deltaproteobacteria bacterium HGW-Deltaproteobacteria-18 encodes:
- the moaA gene encoding GTP 3',8-cyclase MoaA, translating to MLIDSHGRKVSYLRLSITDRCNLRCLYCRPQDEWTFIPHEQILSFEEMAELVDVARQAGVEKVRLTGGEPFARKDFIPFMGRLHAKYPDLDLRITTNGTLLAGRVDELREAGISCLNISLDTLQRKKFEEITKIDGYDQVRAGIDACLKGGLRVKVNVVALKGVNDDELPGFVDFARENGVDVRFIEFMPIGYQSRWSRENYWPAEEIIAEVEKLVPLQEVLEASRNSGPAKMYGISGGSGRIGVISAVSNHFCESCNRFRVTSDGKLRTCLFSDREYDVRSILRDPEHTMQDMLDLFARANAEKPLGYRLLQDREHNQVCDRTMTAIGG from the coding sequence ATGTTGATCGATTCCCACGGAAGAAAAGTCAGTTATCTGAGGTTGAGCATCACCGACCGCTGCAATCTGCGATGTCTGTATTGCAGGCCCCAGGATGAATGGACGTTCATCCCGCACGAACAGATTCTGTCTTTCGAGGAAATGGCCGAGCTGGTGGACGTGGCCCGGCAGGCCGGGGTGGAGAAGGTCCGACTGACCGGAGGAGAGCCCTTCGCCCGCAAGGACTTCATTCCTTTCATGGGGCGTCTGCATGCCAAGTATCCCGATCTGGACCTGCGCATCACCACCAATGGAACCCTGCTTGCGGGTCGCGTCGACGAACTGCGGGAGGCCGGTATATCCTGTCTGAATATTTCTCTTGATACCCTGCAGCGCAAAAAATTCGAGGAAATAACCAAGATCGACGGTTATGATCAGGTCCGGGCGGGCATCGACGCCTGTCTGAAGGGTGGTCTGCGGGTCAAGGTCAATGTTGTGGCCCTGAAGGGGGTCAACGATGACGAGTTGCCCGGGTTCGTGGATTTCGCCCGTGAAAACGGGGTGGACGTGCGCTTTATCGAGTTCATGCCCATCGGTTACCAGTCGCGCTGGAGCCGTGAGAATTACTGGCCCGCCGAGGAGATCATCGCCGAGGTGGAGAAGCTGGTGCCACTTCAGGAGGTGCTCGAAGCGTCCCGCAACAGCGGCCCGGCAAAGATGTACGGGATCTCCGGCGGGTCCGGGCGAATCGGGGTGATTTCGGCCGTCAGCAATCATTTCTGCGAGAGCTGCAACCGCTTCAGGGTCACTTCTGACGGCAAGCTGCGCACCTGCCTTTTTTCAGACCGGGAATATGACGTGCGTTCCATCCTGCGCGATCCGGAGCATACCATGCAGGACATGCTCGACCTGTTTGCCCGTGCCAACGCGGAAAAGCCCCTGGGCTATCGTCTGCTGCAGGATCGCGAGCACAATCAGGTCTGCGACAGGACCATGACGGCCATCGGCGGCTAG